AACCCGCACGCGCGTTTGTGGAGGATGTCTCCACTATGGTAGGATTCAAATCTATCCACTTTTTTGTCGGGTTTCTCTAGGTTCTTCATCTTTGATGTCTTTTTCGTAGACCCAAACTATTAGCGGAAGTGTTATGGCTAAATATGTAAGATGAACTATCACTCTTAACCATTCAGCTTCCACAGTATATCCAAACATCACAGCAAATACTGATCCAACTATTCCTTTATGATGAAATGGACTTTCTGACGGTATATCCAAGCTATAAGCATACTCACCGAGCCAGCCTGTTTCCATCCTAGTATCTTCAGCGTACTCTACCAGCTCGTGAACCCCATAACCCGCTAGTCCCCCTGCCAAGAGTACCATCAATATGCTAGTAAAATAGAAAAATTTTCGTATATTGATTTTCATACCTAGAATGAATATTGCATAAGCTAGAACTAATGCCACTGTTATTCCAAGAAAGGCTCCGACTAGTGTACCTCCAGCATCATCTACTAAGAAAGGAGTCAGGAAAAGAACGGTTTCAAGCCCCTCCCTAA
This window of the Candidatus Bathyarchaeota archaeon genome carries:
- a CDS encoding FTR1 family protein, yielding MIGQFLLAFREALEAALITAMIMAYLARTNRNQLVRYAWYGVSLAVASSLASGTFIWFIYGGLSGAMKALFEGSAALLAVFVLSSMIYWMASKGKELRKEVEKRVKEIVTRGATLALTSFSFIVVFREGLETVLFLTPFLVDDAGGTLVGAFLGITVALVLAYAIFILGMKINIRKFFYFTSILMVLLAGGLAGYGVHELVEYAEDTRMETGWLGEYAYSLDIPSESPFHHKGIVGSVFAVMFGYTVEAEWLRVIVHLTYLAITLPLIVWVYEKDIKDEEPRETRQKSG